A window of the Chlorocebus sabaeus isolate Y175 chromosome 8, mChlSab1.0.hap1, whole genome shotgun sequence genome harbors these coding sequences:
- the TNFRSF11B gene encoding tumor necrosis factor receptor superfamily member 11B, protein MSAWAAETHRSARPAAASKRLRFPGTTMNKLLCCALVFLDISIKWTTQETFPPKYLHYDQETSHQLLCDKCPPGTYLKQHCTATWKTVCAPCPDHYYTDSWHTSDECLYCSPVCKELQYVKQECNRTHNRVCECKEGRYLEIEFCLKHRSCPPGFGVVQAGTPERNTVCKRCPDGFFSNETSSKAPCRKHTNCSVFGLLLIQKGNATHDNICSGNSESTQKCGIDVTLCEEAFFRFAVPTKFTPNWLSVLVDNLPGTKVNAESVERIKRRHSSQEQTFQLLKLWKHQNKDQDIVKKIIQDIDLCENSVQRHIGHANLTFEQLRSLMESLPGKKVGAEDIEKTTKACKPSDQILKLLSLWRIKNGDQDSLKGLMHALKHSKTYHFPKTVTQSLKKTIRFLHSFTMYKLYQKLFLEMIGNQVQSVKISCL, encoded by the exons TTTCTGGACATCTCCATTAAGTGGACCACCCAGGAAACATTTCCTCCAAAGTACCTTCATTATGATCAAGAAACTTCTCATCAGCTGTTATGTGACAAATGTCCTCCTGGTACCTACCTAAAACAACACTGTACAGCGACGTGGAAGACCGTGTGTGCCCCTTGCCCTGACCACTACTACACAGACAGCTGGCACACCAGTGATGAGTGTCTATACTGCAGCCCCGTGTGCAAGGAGCTGCAGTACGTCAAGCAGGAGTGCAATCGCACCCACAACCGTGTGTGCGAATGCAAGGAAGGGCGCTACCTTGAGATAGAGTTCTGCTTGAAACAcaggagctgccctcctggaTTTGGAGTGGTGCAAGCTG GAACCCCAGAGCGAAATACAGTTTGCAAAAGATGTCCAGATGGATTCTTCTCTAATGAGACGTCATCTAAAGCACCCTGTAGAAAACACACAAATTGCAGTGTCTTTGGTCTCCTGCTAATTCAGAAAGGAAATGCAACACACGACAATATATGTTCTGGAAACAGTGAATCAACTCAAAAGTGTGGAATAG ATGTTACCCTGTGTGAGGAGGCATTCTTCAGGTTTGCTGTTCCTACAAAATTTACACCTAACTGGCTTAGTGTCTTGGTAGACAATTTGCCTGGCACCAAAGTAAATGCAGAGAGTGTAGAGAGGATAAAACGGCGACACAGCTCACAGGAACAGACTTTCCAGCTGCTGAAGTTATGGAAACATCAAAACAAAGACCAAGATATAGTCAAGAAGATTATCCAAG ATATTGACCTCTGTGAAAACAGTGTGCAGCGGCACATTGGACATGCTAACCTCACCTTCGAGCAGCTTCGTAGCTTGATGGAAAGCTTACCTGGAAAGAAAGTGGGAGCAGAAGACATCGAGAAAACAACAAAGGCATGCAAACCCAGTGACCAGATCCTGAAGCTGCTCAGCTTATGGAGAATAAAAAATGGCGACCAAGACAGCTTGAAGGGCCTAATGCACGCACTAAAGCACTCGAAGACGTACCACTTTCCCAAAACTGTCACTCAGAGTCTGAAGAAGACCATCCGGTTCCTTCACAGCTTCACAATGTACAAATTGTATCAGaagttatttttagaaatgataGGGAACCAGGTCCAATCAGTAAAAATAAGCTGCTTATAA